TTGAGATTCATCTACAAATACCAGCAACGATTTGGCGGCTCACCAGCGGAATCAGATATTCAACGCCACTTCCTCGTCTCCGCTCCCTCGGTCAACAATATGATACAGCGGCTCGAAGCAAAACAATTAATTTCCCGGGTTCCCGGCCAGGCGCGTTCCATTCGTCTGCTGGTCACGCCCGAAATGCTTGGAGTGGAGTAAGAGTGTAATCGAATCTAATTTTTACCGGATTTTCAGCGCATGGCGCACTTCCATAAACATTTGGTGGACCGGCAATGTTTTGCTGACAAAACCCTTGGCCCCCAATGCCTTGGCTCTTTGCAGTAGGTCTTCCCGAAAGCCCAAGCCCGTCAAAATGATTACCGGCAATTCGGGAAGTTGCTGGTGGATTTCCTCCAGAAAGTCCAGACCGTCGCCATCCGGGAATTGGACGTCCAACACCACCAGATCAAAGGACTTGGTGCTCAACACTTGCTGTGCGGCTTGCACACTCTCCGCAGTTGTGGTGTCAAATCCTTTACTCCCGAGGAATTTCGCGAGAACCGTGCGGATGGATTCCTCATCGTCAACGATCAATATGTGCTGCCGTTTTTTTGTTTCCATAAACTTCACCTCTAATTTTTCCCATCAGCCGGTCAAGGTCAAAGCAATTATTTGGTAATTTTTCAGTTTTACACGCCGTTGTATGCGGGTGTAACCGAAGCGTTTGATGCCGCCCCGTCATCAGCCCGGCACTAAAATTGTAACCTCTGCTTGTTGCGCAACGTCAACAATAGTATGCCATACAATGGTTGCAGGCAGGTTATTTTGGTGGTTTAAGCAAACCACGGCAAGACATGTGGCCATTAGTGGCGTAAGGCCAATTATGAATATGGAACCAACTTTCGACGCGAAGCCGATGTTTGTGGATGTGAATCGGATGAGCCAATGTTTGCCGATGTCCCGGCGGGAGGCTGCCCGGCGAGGGCTGCTGGGCGCAGCGGGGTTGTTGCTGGCGGGTTC
The DNA window shown above is from Verrucomicrobiota bacterium and carries:
- a CDS encoding response regulator, producing METKKRQHILIVDDEESIRTVLAKFLGSKGFDTTTAESVQAAQQVLSTKSFDLVVLDVQFPDGDGLDFLEEIHQQLPELPVIILTGLGFREDLLQRAKALGAKGFVSKTLPVHQMFMEVRHALKIR